Proteins co-encoded in one Waddlia chondrophila WSU 86-1044 genomic window:
- the purH gene encoding bifunctional phosphoribosylaminoimidazolecarboxamide formyltransferase/IMP cyclohydrolase has protein sequence MSCDLLPIRRVLISVTDKSGLKKLIKGLQDHTKQLEIIASEGTAAALSEKNIPFTPLRDYTGFPECFGGRVKTLHPRIAGGILFRKGQDEQEAEQLGIGPIDLVVCNLDDFQKASLRANPSTAQLLESMDIGGSTLIRSACKNYSNVAVIVDPKDYPSFVHELKINSGSVSLETREKLAVKGINACADYEALLAKVLTKRIAKKDTQKPRLTRGKKLPYGENSSQKTWIYQFEEQEGLAKAEILCGKELSYNNYEDAAVAYYAVQELLRLKAACGVAIIKHGSLCAYATGNTLNEAFEMAWEGDSKSAYGSVIAITSPITDELRNGIKNKFVEVLIAPDFSPSFVEWASKNKKRLRMVKIPNHLKSPFSSQNFDGKILAQMSKKILIPENFDSFFTKGENNQGIVTKATPSKELYPLFAFGISAVNYAKSNAVAIVREAKPGCYQLIAMGAGQPNRVDSLERLAIPKAIENLQYEHGFNPEYDPKVDLGKCVIASDGFFPFDDSIRFATSAGIKYCIQPGGSKRDKEVIEAADKEGMCMVMTGARYFSR, from the coding sequence ATGAGCTGCGACCTTCTTCCCATCCGAAGAGTTTTAATCAGCGTTACAGACAAATCGGGCTTGAAAAAGCTCATCAAAGGTTTGCAAGATCATACGAAGCAGTTGGAGATCATCGCTTCGGAAGGAACAGCTGCCGCTTTGAGCGAAAAAAATATTCCTTTTACACCACTAAGGGACTATACAGGTTTCCCAGAGTGTTTTGGCGGCAGGGTAAAAACACTGCATCCACGTATTGCCGGAGGAATCTTGTTTAGAAAAGGGCAAGATGAACAGGAAGCTGAGCAATTAGGGATCGGCCCGATCGATCTTGTCGTCTGCAATCTAGACGACTTTCAAAAAGCAAGCTTAAGAGCCAACCCCTCCACAGCGCAATTATTAGAGTCCATGGATATTGGCGGATCCACCTTAATTAGAAGCGCATGCAAAAACTATAGTAACGTAGCAGTCATTGTCGATCCGAAGGATTACCCTTCATTTGTCCATGAATTAAAAATCAACAGTGGAAGCGTTTCTTTAGAGACTCGAGAGAAATTGGCAGTTAAAGGGATCAATGCCTGTGCAGATTATGAGGCTCTTTTAGCCAAAGTCCTGACCAAGCGGATTGCAAAAAAGGATACGCAAAAACCCCGTTTGACGAGAGGAAAAAAACTTCCCTATGGAGAGAATTCCAGCCAGAAAACTTGGATCTACCAATTTGAGGAGCAGGAAGGACTTGCAAAAGCGGAAATTCTTTGCGGCAAGGAACTTTCCTACAACAATTACGAAGATGCTGCAGTCGCTTACTACGCAGTGCAAGAGCTTTTACGCTTAAAAGCTGCATGCGGTGTAGCAATCATCAAACATGGAAGCTTATGCGCCTATGCGACGGGAAACACATTGAACGAAGCTTTTGAAATGGCATGGGAAGGGGATTCAAAGTCCGCTTATGGGAGTGTCATCGCGATCACATCCCCGATTACTGATGAATTGCGCAATGGTATTAAGAACAAATTTGTCGAGGTATTGATCGCTCCCGATTTTTCCCCTTCTTTTGTTGAATGGGCATCGAAAAATAAAAAGCGCCTTCGCATGGTCAAAATCCCCAACCATTTGAAAAGCCCTTTTTCTTCTCAAAACTTCGACGGCAAAATACTCGCTCAAATGAGTAAAAAAATATTGATCCCGGAAAATTTTGATAGTTTTTTTACTAAAGGCGAAAACAATCAAGGCATTGTGACCAAAGCGACTCCTTCTAAAGAGCTATACCCTCTTTTTGCATTTGGGATTTCAGCTGTCAACTACGCCAAATCCAATGCCGTGGCGATTGTCAGAGAGGCCAAGCCTGGCTGTTATCAATTGATTGCGATGGGAGCCGGACAGCCCAACCGCGTCGACAGCCTGGAAAGGTTAGCTATTCCCAAGGCAATTGAAAACTTGCAGTATGAGCACGGCTTTAATCCTGAGTATGATCCAAAAGTGGATTTGGGAAAATGCGTGATCGCAAGCGATGGCTTTTTCCCTTTTGACGACAGTATCCGATTTGCAACATCAGCTGGAATCAAATATTGCATTCAGCCTGGCGGATCGAAACGGGATAAAGAGGTGATCGAAGCAGCAGATAAGGAAGGCATGTGCATGGTGATGACAGGGGCGCGATATTTTTCCCGCTGA